In Marivirga salinae, a single window of DNA contains:
- a CDS encoding succinylglutamate desuccinylase/aspartoacylase family protein produces MIINGIEIAPGEEKVVDVNIARLPSHTTIDVSITIARSTEPGPVLLLMGGLHGDEINGSEIVRRMIEKNDHIPKIGTVICIPIINVYGFIYFSRYVPDGKDVNRSFPGNRNGSLASRMANFLTKEILPIIDYGIDFHTGGADRTNYPQVRCMMKDPKNVELAEAFHAPFTLDSKFRPNSLRQTANKFGKNILVYEGGESSRFDEFAIREGIKGARRLMQHLEMREFAEKADYENLVIKNSSWVRARRSGVFLSAVKSGEKIKKNQLLGHINDPFGGFKNKVTSTVNGYVIGLNHNPIIHEGDALMHLGVIK; encoded by the coding sequence ATGATTATAAATGGAATAGAAATAGCTCCAGGAGAGGAAAAAGTGGTCGATGTTAACATTGCCCGATTGCCTTCTCACACTACAATTGATGTATCCATTACTATTGCCAGATCCACTGAACCTGGGCCAGTTTTATTATTAATGGGAGGTTTACATGGTGATGAAATTAATGGTTCTGAGATAGTAAGAAGAATGATTGAGAAAAATGATCATATTCCTAAAATTGGAACAGTGATTTGTATTCCTATCATCAATGTTTATGGTTTTATATATTTTTCACGTTATGTACCTGATGGGAAAGATGTAAATAGATCCTTCCCAGGTAATAGAAATGGCTCTTTGGCTTCTCGAATGGCTAATTTTCTTACCAAAGAAATATTACCAATAATCGACTATGGAATTGATTTTCATACCGGTGGGGCTGATAGAACTAATTATCCTCAGGTTAGGTGTATGATGAAGGATCCGAAAAACGTGGAGCTAGCAGAAGCTTTTCATGCGCCTTTCACTTTAGATTCAAAATTTCGTCCAAACTCATTGCGTCAAACAGCAAACAAATTCGGTAAAAATATATTAGTTTATGAAGGTGGCGAGTCTTCTCGTTTTGATGAGTTTGCCATTCGAGAAGGTATAAAAGGCGCTAGAAGATTGATGCAACACTTGGAGATGCGTGAATTTGCAGAAAAAGCAGATTATGAAAACCTTGTTATTAAAAATTCTTCATGGGTGAGGGCTAGAAGATCTGGTGTTTTTCTTTCGGCAGTAAAAAGCGGAGAAAAAATCAAGAAAAATCAGTTGTTGGGACACATTAATGACCCATTTGGAGGATTTAAAAATAAAGTCACTTCTACGGTAAATGGATATGTTATTGGATTAAATCACAATCCAATAATTCATGAAGGCGATGCTTTAATGCATTTAGGAGTAATTAAATAA